In Entelurus aequoreus isolate RoL-2023_Sb linkage group LG12, RoL_Eaeq_v1.1, whole genome shotgun sequence, the DNA window acaaggcaggggttttattttgcaagaatatttaatatttttggccactgtaacatcacacaaagtttgaacagtaacactgtttgaatatttaattaaatgaTTGTTTAgcatacacgtaccacagtttcagAATCACTTAGCGGATTGTAAAATTCTACATATCAACTCGGAACATACTGTAATTTCcgtactataagccgctactttttactacgctttgaaccctgtggcctataaaacggtgcggctattttacagttttttcttcgctgatggccataatacaaatagttaaaaaaaactaacatacaAGCAATTAAACTAAAACGCtgtgttattgtttttgcaattttttggacgagttcgctaacTGCTTTAGTGCCCTTCTTTTTAGAGCGGTGGCTCTAAATCTTTTTTCACCTAGTACCACCTCAggaaaaaaaacttggctctccaagtaacaccataatgaccaacattatggTGTTGGTCATTAAAAAACAGACCTAGtctgttttttaatgaatactgcgGCTTActaggctactgtattttaatagatagtcaataaagtactatctaactatctattaaaatacagtagcctagTAAGCCGCAGTATTCATCAAAAAACAGACCAGAGAtgtgatgtctgtcggagtgtttttATGCCTGCTATCTAAATGTTATcaagctaacgttgttagcattagctaatatgctaacaagttaATGattgtgtgttagtattattaacttacaatagaaTTACTTTTGTatagtttcagtttcacaaattccttagtaaatacaccaagacgtcaccatggagttattgagtctatttagctgattgaagagctacagtagcttcagcagctagtgggtccatgacaatgacttctgttttgtttgatcaaccgttttactgccacgTGACAGGCAatgtttggaaaaaattaaagtatgtaaataaacatttataaatctgtgtaaattacttatttcgCAAAGTATATATCTGAGGCTTATAGTACAGTGCAGGTAACATatggaaaaatgtgtttttttttcaaaaatttagtgggtgcggctcatatacttcctcattctccgccaatcactttTCAGGCAGAGACGgtgtgggaaaaactgacatcaaatccaaaccacacaaacataaaacattaacactaGTAAAACagtatgaattatatatatatatatatatatatatatatatatatatatatatatatatatataatatatattatatatatgtgtatatatatatatgtgtatatatatatatatatatatatatatatatatatatatatatatatatatgtgtatatatatatgtgtatatatatatatatatatatatatatatatatatatatatatatgtatacatatatatatatatatgtatacatatatatatatatatatatgtatacatatatatatatatatatatatgtatacatatattatatatgtatacatatatatttatatatgtatacatatatatatatatatatatatgtatacatatatatatatatatgtatatattgtatattagtatatatatatgtatatatatatatgtatatatatatatatatgtatatatatatatgtatatatatatgtatatatatatatatgtatatatatatatatgtatatatatatatatgtatatatatatatatatatgtatatatatatgtatatatatatatatatatatgtatatgtatattatgtatatgtatatatgtatatatatgtatatgtatatatatatatatgtatatatatatgtatatatatacatgtatatatatatgtatatatatatatatatatatatgtatatatatatgtatatatatacatgtatatatatatatacatgtatatatatatatacatgtatatatatatacatgtatatatatatatacatgtatatatatatatacatgtatatatatatatatatatatgtgtatatatatatatatatatatatatatatatatacatatatatataatatatatatgtatatatacatatatatatacatatatatacatatatatatatatacatatatatatatacatatatatatatatatatatatacatatatatatatacatatatatatatatatatatatatatatgtatgtatatgtatatatatatatatatatgtatatgtatgtatatgtatatatatatgtatatgtatgtatatgtatatatatatgtatatatatatgtatatatatgtatatatatatatatgtatatatatacatgtatatatatatatacatgtatatatatatacatgtatatatatatatatatgtgtatatatatatatatatatatatatatatatatatatatatatacacatgtatatatatatatatatatatatgtatatatacatatatatatatacatatatatatatacatatatatatatacatatatatatatacatatatatacatatatatatatacatatatatacatatatatatacatatatatacatatatatatatacatatatatatatatacatatatatatacatatatatatacatatatatacatatatatatatacatatatatacatatatatatatatacatatatatatacatacatatatatacatatatatatatatatacatatatatatatatatacatacatatatatacatatatatacatatatatatatatatacatatacatatatatatatatatatatatatatacatatatatatatatatatatatatacatatatatacatatatatatatacatatatatatatatacatatatatatatacatatatatatatacatatatatatatatatatacatatatatatatatacatatatatatatatacatatatatatatatacatatatatatatatacatatatatatatatacatatatatatatacatatatacatatatatacatatatatatatatatatatatatatatatatatatatatatatatatatatatatatatatatatatatatatatatatatatatatatatatatatatatatatatatatatctagcctATAATTtctgcactattgacaagtgatgtaccgtaaaaagactttgatcaccgaaaaccgcgctaccgaaaccggatgtaaacaaaacgcacgccattgtgACTGTCTGGAgcattgtcagcatgtctgcaatgtggacaTAATCTTCATGtatattgcagatatacccgcGTATAGCCGTCTACTAAATGTgctaatattaagaggacagtggcggcttttaagaagagaaacTACAACGAGAGCAACAGGGCCAAGCAAGTGTGATGTCATGCTTGCTGCAGCGAGCCTCTTTCGTCACGGACATCAAGGGACAGTAgttaagagtctctaaacacgagtacattccataataacaccagaagaagattctAGAAAGGTTGCtagtttttaattaaaacaaagtaattaaaagtctggaaacacttgaaaaaatctcaacaaagtacattgtccAAAAAGCAGTAACCTTTGAATGATAATACGAATTCATAATAacggatttgttttaaatgtatgtttacattttttttagccttttaaagaaaatcatatcatcaaagcagtttaggggaaacccaGCTAGGCAATATGAAATTGCCACTGGGCTACTGCTTGTGACATCAGCAGGCTAATGCAGGCCGCCCACCTTTTGGAGTCAAAAATGggttttccaaaatgtgctgaaacaatGTGTAAGAAAACAAGCCGAAAAccactactgtgtctattttgggggtaATTTTACTTGTAGACATCATTTTTAGGTGAAGAaccatgaaataagtgccaatgttctTGGCATTAGAGGGACCCTTCAACTGTCAATAAATATACTATCATAAGAGTGATGGTCTGAACAAGAGGTGATCAAGCATCTTTCCACACCTGTTCGACCGATGATTCTCCTCTTCTGAGCTTTGGTCAGCTGCTCCCTCCTTTCCTTCTTTTTGGCAGTCGCCGTGGTCAATGTCACCTCACTGTTGGACGTTAAGGTCTGAGGGTCGTGAGCAGTCTGTCAGAGCAaagtattctttaaaaaaagaCTTCTGCAAGAAACGATACAGACCACAGCAGTGACTACAGGTGTGTGGTTCTCCATCAGGGCTTCCTGGTTCTCTTTGGCCCACTCAAACAGTGTGTACATCATTGCAGTGCCCACGTTGGCCTCCACTTGCTCCTCCAGCTTGGATAGGATGAGCTGCTTCGTGTCTGGAGCGCTGACATGagcaataaaatacattttaattaaaaaacaattcacaaCCAGATGTCGACAATGAAACTTACAGTCTGTTGTTAAAAAAGCCATCAAGGGAAATTTGTGGGCCAATCTCTGGGTACATCTCTGGCCATGTTACATCCAGGATGAATGATTTGGAGTCCTCCAGGTCTCCTATCTGTGGATTCATGAATTGAAAGGCATGAAAACTACCAGTTTGTCCAGCTTTAAGCTATTTACAGTAAGACACAATCAGAGTACTCACTCGTAATTGAAAGGAAACTGGACTAAGCTCTTTAAAACATTCATCGCCCTCATAGATAGAGCGAAGAGCTTCCAACTCCATCTAAAATATTcagcaaagaaaaacaaacatttactaTTCCTTGCAGGGTGTTTATAACAGTGGCACCCGTTTAGCCCATCGGACCGGCTGATGTCAACACAGAGCAGGGGTGGACAACCTTTACTCTCAAAAGGTTCTGCCCTCTCTTACACTAAAGAAAAATAGCCTGGATCCGCAAAACTTAATACAGTGTTTAAACTTTTGAAAGTTTGAatctttttatattattttatctaTTACAACATTGAATACAACAAATAGAAGTGATGTGTTAATGTGTAAGGCAGTGCTTCTCacatattttctgttacgcccccccaggaagaaaaaaagattttgcgcccccccccactctccaccatgactataaatagtatattttgtctataaaattgttataactatacttGTGAAACAACACACCAGGTTTGAAGCCATGTGCTACATAGGCTTAATCATATTCTGGTaaggcaaaaaaagcatgttccccgaggtcacaaGCGCCCACCCTGGCATCGCATCACCCCACCCCAGGGGGGCCTGCCCCACCATTTGAGAAGGACTGGTGTAAGGATGTCATGTCCCTCCCATCTGAATATAGTCTAGACCAGGGTATTAGAAATGACTTCACGATACATATCACCACACGATATTGCGATATTCTACATAACTCACTGATAAATTTAAAATGCATCTTAAAATACAAGTTACATATATGTACACtaaacagtatttttttaaaaaatcattagaAAAATTATCGCAATATATTGCCATATCAATATTTTCCTCCACCCTT includes these proteins:
- the LOC133662725 gene encoding RWD domain-containing protein 4-like, with the translated sequence MTTNEDQEMELEALRSIYEGDECFKELSPVSFQLRIGDLEDSKSFILDVTWPEMYPEIGPQISLDGFFNNRLAPDTKQLILSKLEEQVEANVGTAMMYTLFEWAKENQEALMENHTPVVTAVTLTSNSEVTLTTATAKKKERREQLTKAQKRRIIGRTDHKGELPRGWNWIDVIKHVSGSTSESKPGETGSHFCCGNCCSPLCCS